A window of the Dioscorea cayenensis subsp. rotundata cultivar TDr96_F1 chromosome 14, TDr96_F1_v2_PseudoChromosome.rev07_lg8_w22 25.fasta, whole genome shotgun sequence genome harbors these coding sequences:
- the LOC120275274 gene encoding heavy metal-associated isoprenylated plant protein 39-like isoform X1, with protein MKVIVLRLDLHDNKEKQKAMKAVSTLSGIDSLTMDMKEGKMTVVGIVDPVNVVSKLRKTWNAQILSIGPVKEPEKKQEGEKKEEPKKEEPKKEEPKKEEAESKKEEPENKKEEAEKKKEEPEKKEPPSEQQQMISELVNAYKAYHQFMSTHSHNQYVPATHSYNQYMPPTQYVPPAQYMPTHSYVHHSAEENPNSCVIC; from the exons ATGAAG GTAATAGTGTTGAGATTGGATTTACatgataataaagaaaaacaaaaagccaTGAAAGCAGTCTCAACACTTTCAGGAATTGATTCACTTACAATGGACatgaaagaaggaaaaatgacAGTGGTAGGAATAGTAGACCCTGTTAATGTTGTTAGCAAGCTAAGGAAGACATGGAATGCTCAGATCTTATCGATCGGACCTGTGAAAGAACCAGAGAAAAAACAAGAGGGTGAAAAGAAGGAAGAGCCAAAAAAAGAAGAACCGAAAAAAGAAGAGCCGAAAAAAGAAGAAGCTGAGAGCAAGAAAGAAGAGCCTGAGAACAAGAAAGAAGAGgctgagaagaagaaggaagagccTGAGAAGAAGGAACCCCCCAGTGAACAACAACAGATGATTTCTGAACTTGTCAATGCTTATAAGGCTTATCATCAATTCATGTCGACGCATTCTCATAATCAATATGTGCCAGCAACGCATTCTTATAATCAATACATGCCGCCAACACAATACGTACCGCCGGCACAATACATGCCGACACATTCATATGTTCATCACAGTGCCGAAGAAAATCCGAATTCCTGTGTCATCTGTTAA
- the LOC120275274 gene encoding heavy metal-associated isoprenylated plant protein 39-like isoform X2, giving the protein MKVIVLRLDLHDNKEKQKAMKAVSTLSGIDSLTMDMKEGKMTVVGIVDPVNVVSKLRKTWNAQILSIGPVKEPEKKQEGEKKEEPKKEEPKKEEPKKEEAESKKEEPENKKEEAEKKKEEPEKKEPPSEQQQMISELVNAYKAYHQFMSTHSHNQYVPATHSYNQYMPPTQYVPPAQYMPTHSYVHHSAEENPNSCVIC; this is encoded by the exons atgaaG GTAATAGTGTTGAGATTGGATTTACatgataataaagaaaaacaaaaagccaTGAAAGCAGTCTCAACACTTTCAGGAATTGATTCACTTACAATGGACatgaaagaaggaaaaatgacAGTGGTAGGAATAGTAGACCCTGTTAATGTTGTTAGCAAGCTAAGGAAGACATGGAATGCTCAGATCTTATCGATCGGACCTGTGAAAGAACCAGAGAAAAAACAAGAGGGTGAAAAGAAGGAAGAGCCAAAAAAAGAAGAACCGAAAAAAGAAGAGCCGAAAAAAGAAGAAGCTGAGAGCAAGAAAGAAGAGCCTGAGAACAAGAAAGAAGAGgctgagaagaagaaggaagagccTGAGAAGAAGGAACCCCCCAGTGAACAACAACAGATGATTTCTGAACTTGTCAATGCTTATAAGGCTTATCATCAATTCATGTCGACGCATTCTCATAATCAATATGTGCCAGCAACGCATTCTTATAATCAATACATGCCGCCAACACAATACGTACCGCCGGCACAATACATGCCGACACATTCATATGTTCATCACAGTGCCGAAGAAAATCCGAATTCCTGTGTCATCTGTTAA
- the LOC120276533 gene encoding uncharacterized metal-dependent hydrolase YabD, with product MSSGVKLFDAHCHLQDPRIHSIAPHLIRNAFHSGVLRFAINGVSENDWRVVKEMAEQHPCLVPNFGLHPWYVAERTPNWFFSLREFFASTPSAAVGEIGLDKGSHGKTIDFGEQVEVFQQQLELAKELKRPASVHCVRAFGDLLEILKRLGPFPEGLIMHSYLGSAEMVPELAKLGCYFSFSGFLSSMSLQKAKKMIRSVPLDRILLESDAPDALPKFKSNSVSLVQENTSALQELLRQSENQSSESSDQQNQELNHPANIHSVLNYVSSLLEMPENELAEVTYRNAIRLFSFPGSIVCAEG from the exons ATGAGCAGCGGAGTGAAGCTCTTCGACGCGCACTGCCACCTCCAAGACCCAAGGATCCACTCCATCGCTCCACATCTCATCCGCAATGCCTTCCACTCTGGCGTGCTCCGCTTCGCCATCAATGGCGTCTCCGAG AATGATTGGCGTGTTGTCAAAGAGATGGCGGAGCAACACCCTTGTCTTGTTCCAAACTTTGGGCTTCATCCATG GTATGTGGCTGAGAGAACCCcaaattggtttttttctttgagaGAGTTCTTTGCAAGTACACCATCTGCTGCTGTTGGGGAA ATTGGTTTAGATAAAGGTTCTCATGGAAAGACGATTGATTTCGGGGAGCAG GTTGAAGTGTTCCAGCAGCAGCTTGAACTCGCCAAGGAGTTAAAGAGACCAGCTTCCGTTCATTGTGTGCGGGCTTTTGGTGACCTTCTAGAAATACTTAA ACGTTTAGGCCCTTTTCCGGAAGGACTGATTATGCATTCATACCTTGGGTCTGCTGAGATGGTTCCTGAATTAGCAAAGCTCGGTTGTTATTTTTCCTTCTCTGGGTTCCTTTCATCGATGAGTTTGCagaaggcaaagaaaatgatcagATCG GTACCTTTGGACCGAATTTTGCTCGAGTCTGATGCACCTGATGCATTgccaaaattcaaatcaaattctgTGTCATTGGTTCAAGAAAATACTTCTGCTTTGCAGGAGCTGCTAAGACAGTCTGAAAATCAAAGTTCAGAGTCATCGGATCAGCAAAACCAAGAACTGAATCATCCAGCAAACATTCACTCT GTCTTGAACTATGTTTCCTCATTACTTGAAATGCCTGAAAATGAACTAGCAGAAGTCACTTACCGAAACGCCATACGCTTGTTTTCATTTCCTGGATCGATAGTTTGTGCAGAAGGTTAA